The Saccharomyces mikatae IFO 1815 strain IFO1815 genome assembly, chromosome: 13 genome has a segment encoding these proteins:
- the PLB2 gene encoding lysophospholipase (similar to Saccharomyces cerevisiae PLB2 (YMR006C); ancestral locus Anc_6.41), with translation MKLQDIFLVSSLISGLSLATDSSSATGDGYAPSKISCPDDGTSLVRNASGLSTAETDWLSKRDTHTTEALHSFLSRATSNFSDTSLLSTLFGSNSSNVPKIGIACSGGGYRAMLGGAGMIAAMDNRTDGANDHGLGGLLQSSTYLSGLSGGNWLTGTLAWNNWTSVQEIVDHMSESDSIWNITKSIVNPGGSNMTYTIERWESIVQEVQAKSNAGFNISLSDLWGRALSYNFFPSMPNAGSALTWSSLRDVDVFKNGEMPLPITVADGRYPGTTVINLNATLFEFTPFEMGSWDPSLNAFTDVKYLGTKVTNGKPVNKDQCVSGYDNAGFVIATSASLFNEFSLEATTSTYYKIINNFANQHVNNLSQDDDDIAIYAPNPFKDTEFVDRNYTSSIVDADDLFLVDGGEDGQNLPLVPLIKKERDLDVVFALDISDNTDESWPSGVCMTNTYERQFSKQGKGMAFPYVPDVNTFLNLGLTNKPTFFGCDATNLTDLEYIPPLVVYIPHTKHSFNGNQSTLKMNYNITERLGMIRNGFEAATMGNLTDDSGFLGCIGCAIIRRKQESLNATLPSECTKCFTDYCWDGKLSTSTNSELSRNGTYQNGAIASAISEATDGIPIMALLGSSSSVNSTSNSTTSASSNGTSNLTSSSNTTSNSNSNSPSSVSVSATSSSSSTGSKANAAAISYANINTFMSLLGAITAVFGLI, from the coding sequence ATGAAACTACAGGATATATTTCTAGTTAGTTCGCTGATTTCTGGACTTTCACTCGCTACAGATTCATCGTCGGCTACTGGTGATGGTTACGCTCCATCAAAGATCTCTTGTCCTGACGATGGTACCTCTTTAGTTAGGAACGCATCTGGTCTATCTACCGCTGAAACAGATTGGTTAAGTAAGAGAGATACTCACACCACGGAAGCTTTACATTCATTCTTAAGCAGGGCTACTTCTAACTTTAGTGATACTTCTTTACTATCCACTCTTTTCGGTAGTAACTCTTCCAATGTACCAAAAATTGGCATTGCATGCTCTGGTGGTGGTTACCGTGCTATGTTAGGTGGTGCGGGTATGATTGCTGCTATGGACAATCGTACTGATGGTGCTAACGACCATGGTCTTGGTGGGTTGCTACAAAGTTCCACGTATCTATCTGGCTTATCAGGTGGAAACTGGTTGACAGGCACTTTGGCATGGAACAATTGGACATCTGTACAAGAAATTGTAGATCATATGAGCGAAAGCGATTCCATCTGGAACATCACAAAATCGATTGTAAACCCAGGTGGTTCTAACATGACTTATACTATTGAAAGATGGGAGTCTATTGTTCAAGAAGTGCAGGCCAAATCCAACGCAGGTTTCAATATATCCCTGTCAGATTTATGGGGCCGCGCACTTTCTTACAACTTTTTCCCAAGCATGCCAAATGCTGGTTCTGCTTTAACCTGGTCTTCTTTGAGAGATGTTGATGTATTCAAAAACGGTGAAATGCCCTTACCAATCACTGTTGCAGATGGTAGATACCCAGGCACCACCGTGATCAACTTGAATGCCACCCTTTTCGAGTTCACCCCATTCGAAATGGGTTCTTGGGATCCTTCGTTGAATGCTTTTACGGACGTGAAGTATTTAGGTACCAAAGTCACAAACGGTAAACCAGTCAACAAGGACCAGTGCGTCTCTGGTTACGATAATGCTGGATTTGTTATTGCTACCTCCGCAAGTTTATTTAACGAATTTTCCTTAGAAGCCACTACTTCAACCTATTACAAAATTATTAACAATTTTGCCAACCAACACGTCAATAATCTATCccaagatgatgatgatattgcCATTTACGCTCCAAATCCCTTCAAAGATACAGAGTTTGTTGACCGTAATTATACCTCCAGTATTGTTGACGCCGATGATTTGTTCTTAGTGGATGGTGGTGAAGATGGTCAAAATTTGCCGCTAGTCCCGTTGATCAAGAAGGAACGTGACTTAGATGTGGTGTTTGCTTTGGATATATCCGACAATACTGACGAATCATGGCCAAGTGGTGTCTGCATGACTAATACTTATGAGCGTCAATTTTCTAAGCAAGGTAAAGGGATGGCTTTTCCATATGTTCCAGATGTGAATACCTTTCTTAACTTGGGCTTAACCAACAAGCcaactttttttggttGTGACGCAACGAACTTAACAGATTTGGAATATATTCCACCTTTAGTTGTATATATTCCACACACAAAACATTCATTCAATGGTAATCAGAGTACTTTGAAGATGAACTACAATATCACCGAACGACTTGGAATGATCAGAAATGGTTTCGAAGCTGCTACAATGGGTAACCTTACTGATGACTCTGGATTTTTAGGTTGTATCGGTTGTGCTATTATTAGGCGTAAACAAGAAAGTTTAAATGCCACCTTACCCTCCGAGTGTACCAAATGCTTCACTGATTACTGTTGGGATGGTAAGTTAAGTACCTCGACTAATTCTGAATTATCTCGTAACGGTACATATCAAAATGGTGCAATCGCCTCCGCAATCTCCGAGGCTACTGATGGTATTCCAATAATGGCTCTCCTAGGTTCATCAAGCTCCGTAAATAGTACATCCAACTCAACAACATCCGC
- the PLB1 gene encoding lysophospholipase (similar to Saccharomyces cerevisiae PLB1 (YMR008C) and PLB3 (YOL011W); ancestral locus Anc_6.42) has translation MKLQSLLVSATVLTALTENVDAWSPSNSYVPANVTCDDDIELVREASSLSKNETEWLKKRDAYTKEALHSFLNRATSNFSDNSLLSTLFGSNSSNMPKVAVACSGGGYRAMLSGAGMIAAMDNRTDGANDHGLGGLLQGATYLAGLSGGNWLTSSLAWNNWTSVQDIVDNMTESNSIWDISHSILTPGGINIFKTGSRWDDISDDVQAKQDAGFNISLADVWGRALSYNFWPDLYHGGVGYTWSTLREADVFKNAEMPFPISVADGRYPGTTVINLNATLFEFNPFEMGSWDPTLNAFTDIKYLGTNVTKGKPVNKGKCIAGFDNTGFITATSSTLFNQFLLQLNSTGLPSFIANLAADFLKDISDNSNDIAIYAPNPFKEADYLQKNATSSIIESDYLFLVDGGEDNQNIPLVPLLQKEREVDIIFALDNSADTNDYWPDGASLVNTYQRQFGSQGLNLSFPYVPDVNTFVNLGMNKKPTFFGCDATNLTDLEYIPPLIVYIPNSRHSFNGNQSTFKMSYSDSERLGMIKNGFEAATMGNFTDDSDFLGCIGCAIIRRKQQSLNATLPSECSQCFTNYCWNGTIDNKSVSGIGNDDYSSTSISGSVVATSASASTSGSSTHKKNAANAIINYSDLNTNTFMGVLSVISAVFGLI, from the coding sequence aTGAAGTTGCAGAGTCTGTTAGTCTCTGCTACGGTGTTGACAGCGCTAACAGAGAATGTTGATGCTTGGTCACCCAGTAATAGTTACGTCCCTGCCAACGTAACTTGCGATGATGATATCGAGTTGGTTAGAGAAGCCTCCAGTCTATCAAAGAACGAAACTGAATGGCTGAAGAAGAGGGATGCATACACTAAGGAAGCTTTgcattctttcttgaacagGGCCACTTCGAACTTCAGCGACAATTCGTTGCTCTCTACTCTTTTTGGTAGTAACTCTTCCAACATGCCTAAGGTTGCTGTAGCCTGTTCCGGTGGTGGTTACCGTGCCATGTTGTCCGGTGCCGGTATGATTGCTGCTATGGACAATCGAACGGATGGTGCTAACGACCATGGTCTTGGTGGGTTGCTGCAAGGCGCAACTTACCTGGCGGGTCTGTCAGGGGGTAACTGGTTGACGAGTTCTTTGGCGTGGAACAACTGGACTTCTGTGCAAGATATAGTGGATAATATGACAGAATCCAATTCAATCTGGGACATTTCCCATTCGATTCTTACTCCGGGCGGAATCAACATCTTTAAGACTGGGAGCAGATGGGACGATATATCAGACGATGTGCAGGCTAAGCAAGATGCCGgtttcaatatttctttggCAGATGTTTGGGGCCGCGCTCTTTCCTATAATTTTTGGCCGGACTTGTACCATGGTGGTGTAGGATACACATGGTCAACTTTAAGGGAGGCAGACGTTTTCAAGAATGCAGAAATGCCATTCCCTATTTCTGTCGCGGATGGTAGGTACCCGGGTACTACCGTGATCAACCTAAATGCCACTCTTTTCGAGTTCAATCCATTTGAGATGGGCTCTTGGGATCCTACATTAAACGCATTTACCGATATAAAGTATCTAGGTACCAATGTTACAAAGGGTAAACCAGTTAATAAGGGCAAATGTATTGCTGGTTTTGACAACACCGGTTTCATAACTGCCACTTCATCTACTTTGTTTAATCAATTCTTATTACAATTGAACTCCACCGGTTTACCATCATTCATCGCTAATTTAGCCGCTGATTTCTTAAAAGATATATCCGACAATAGTAATGATATTGCGATTTACGCCCCAAATCCATTCAAAGAAGCTGATTACCTTCAAAAAAACGCGACTTCCAGTATTATTGAATCTGATTATCTATTCTTGGTTGATGGTGGTGAAGATAATCAAAACATTCCATTAGTCCCATTGTTACAAAAAGAACGTGAAGTAGACATTATTTTTGCGTTAGACAATTCTGCTGATACTAACGACTATTGGCCAGATGGTGCCTCATTAGTTAATACCTACCAGCGTCAATTTGGTAGTCAAGGTCTCAATTTGTCCTTCCCATATGTTCCAGATGTAAACACATTCGTCAACTTGGGAATGAACAAAAAGCCAACATTTTTTGGTTGTGACGCAACGAATTTGACAGACTTGGAGTATATTCCACCattgattgtttacattcCAAATTCAAGGCATTCGTTCAATGGTAACCAAAGTACTTTTAAGATGTCATACTCTGATTCAGAACGCCTTGGTATGATAAAAAACGGGTTTGAAGCTGCCACAATGGGAAATTTTACTGATGATTCTGATTTCTTAGGCTGTATCGGTTGTGCCATCATTAGACGTAAGCAACAAAGCCTAAATGCCACATTACCTTCTGAATGTAGCCAGTGTTTTACCAACTATTGTTGGAATGGTACAATTGACAACAAGTCTGTTTCAGGCATAGGTAATGATGATTATTCTTCTACTTCCATATCTGGCTCCGTTGTTGCTACCTCCGCCTCCGCCTCCACCTCTGGGTCTTCCACTCACAAGAAAAATGCGGCCAATGCTATAATTAACTATTCTGACCTAAACACGAATACTTTTATGGGGGTGTTGAGTGTTATAAGTGCCGTCTTTGGTCTAATATAA